A single region of the Branchiostoma lanceolatum isolate klBraLanc5 chromosome 1, klBraLanc5.hap2, whole genome shotgun sequence genome encodes:
- the LOC136428411 gene encoding uncharacterized protein: protein MQTDCMRTPEDVATDIMKNLKTKTKLLKILLTTMIVLGAAQIMFRCQTTPDRDQVSIASRLELLRKWSPFVMIKNHFIAANSSASSQQPKQRPGMKLQLLSQTTANRTGAFCLDGSAPGYYFQPGVGDGVRSWVIYLPGGEACFTLDACRKRAAQTKGLGPGTTRKLADTTQGHGLRSSNKSINPDFWDWNMAELVYCDGFFFSGDRAEVVLYSGRRLYFRGKRILQAIVADLLKRGLAEATDVIFHGFSAGAMAVLRHASWVRDQLPGNVNFRVFAASAAFPMLASVRTGALFNETVLFPAVRMHHAARSAPEACLREADPSGLTMRCHEPFGLLRHQEAPVFLAGYVFDAWLLDNILEARCTPKTCKVASEREGMKNVSLEISETLPSLLKPQDGLFMVNCKKHFIITEHNTWSAGVMVKGVTAAQAFTDWFYGRGNSHKHMDCTSVQCYPNPTCGKARL from the exons ATGCAAACGGACTGCATGAGAACGCCCGAAGACGTCGCAACAGACATCATGAAAAACTTAAAGACGAAAACGAAACTTTTGAAGATCCTTTTGACGACGATGATTGTCCTCGGTGCGGCTCAGATCATGTTTCGGTGTCAGACGACCCCAGACCGAGACCAGGTTAGCATCGCGAGCCGTTTGGAGCTCTTACGGAAATGGTCTCCTTTCGTCATGATCAAAAACCACTTTATAGCTGCCAACTCCTCCGCCAGCAGCCAGCAACCAAAACAACGGCCAGGAATGAAG CTCCAGCTTCTGTCTCAGACCACGGCGAACCGGACGGGCGCGTTCTGCTTGGACGGCTCAGCGCCGGGGTACTACTTCCAGCCTG GTGTTGGTGACGGcgtgaggtcatgggtcatctACCTGCCTGGCGGCGAGGCGTGTTTCACGTTAGACGCATGTCGGAAGCGCGCCGCTCAGACCAAGGGGCTGGGGCCGGGCACTACGCGGAAACTAGCGGACACG ACGCAAGGTCACGGCCTGAGAAGTTCCAATAAAAGCATCAACCCGGACTTCTGGGACTGGAATATGGCGGAGCTGGTCTACTGCGACGGCTTTTTCTTCTCTG GGGACAGAGCTGAAGTGGTGCTGTACAGCGGAAGGAGGTTGTACTTCCGGGGCAAGCGGATATTGCAGGCTATCGTAGCTGACCTTTTGAAGAGAGGCCTGGCTGAGGCCACTGACGTCATATTCCATGGGTTTTCTG CCGGCGCCATGGCGGTGCTGCGACACGCCTCCTGGGTCCGGGACCAGCTGCCCGGGAACGTGAACTTCCGAGTCTTCGCGGCGTCTGCGGCCTTCCCGATGCTGGCCAGCGTCCGCACGGGGGCGCTGTTTAACGAGACGGTCTTATTCCCGGCCGTCAGGATGCACCACGCCGCAA GATCCGCACCAGAAGCCTGCCTGCGCGAAGCGGACCCTAGCGGTTTGACGATGAGGTGCCACGAGCCGTTCGGCCTGCTGCGTCACCAGGAGGCGCCAGTGTTCCTGGCCGGGTACGTGTTCGACGCCTGGCTCCTGGACAACATTCTGGAGGCCAGGTGCACCCCAAAGACATGCAAGGTAGCGAGCGAGCGGGAAGGAATGAAAAACGTCAGCCTAGAAATCTCCGAAACTCTTCCAAGTTTGCTAAAGCCCCAGGATGGACTCTTCATGGTGAACTGTAAGAAACATTTCATCATTACGGAGCACAACACGTGGAGCGCGGGGGTGATGGTGAAAGGCGTAACAGCCGCACAGGCGTTTACAGACTGGTTCTATGGACGGGGGAACAGCCACAAGCACATGGACTGCACCTCGGTCCAATGTTACCCCAACCCAACATGCGGAAAGGCTAGGTTATGA